A single genomic interval of Daucus carota subsp. sativus chromosome 1, DH1 v3.0, whole genome shotgun sequence harbors:
- the LOC108193158 gene encoding pentatricopeptide repeat-containing protein At1g74630-like isoform X2, with amino-acid sequence MRPTYKTIKHNVMSLIQHSTNLNHLLQIHALILKTALDINVVVLTKLLGKILTPIADDISYARNLFDTIPQPDTFMFNTMIRGYLKSNNPEESLSLFMRMCRFDGICIDSFSLSVVLQSCGRLVDSENGESLHAYCLKHGFGSDLFVQTALIEMYGRFGLVDVSRKVFDEIKDPDCISCNVMLGEYVRVREMGLAEEFFDKISDRDLVSWNTMIHGYASIGDIESAQDLFDTSARKDFVSWSSMFPTCAKSRCSSNALKLFHEMQLSNVVPDQITMVSVLCACGDIGALGMGKMIHEYIKRSCIEIGIRLGTSLVDMYAKCGDIDNAVGCFKQMSKKDVFAWSAMIMGLANHGYGEAALDLFSKMISEGTKPNDITFIGVLTACSHIGLFDKGWTYFNAMSDIYCIPPKIEHYGNMVDILGRSGRLQEARELIRSMPFEPDAVILRALLGACKIYRNVELAEEAIIKLVALEPNVDRNYVLLSNIYSQAKQWDKVVNVRRIMKNNKIQRIPGSSSIEIGNEVHEFISGDESHLQSVEIYKMLSEIMNRLKEAGYVPLTTSVLQDINDKEKETLLVRHSEKLAIAFGILNTAPGVSIRIVKNLRVCDDCHSAIKIISIVYNRKIIIRDRNRFHHFVAGTCSCYSDSYTQWELLALDGWVGKNITTMPGKRELFLRSMSNIT; translated from the exons ATGAGACCAACCTATAAAACCATCAAACACAATGTAATGTCCCTTATACAACACTCAACTAACCTCAACCATCTTCTCCAAATCCATGCTTTAATTCTCAAAACCGCTTTAGACATCAACGTTGTTGTCCTAACCAAGCTATTAGGTAAGATATTGACACCGATCGCTGATGATATCTCGTATGCCCGCAATCTGTTTGACACAATTCCTCAACCAGATACTTTCATGTTTAATACTATGATTAGAGGTTACCTAAAATCAAACAACCCTGAAGAGAGTCTGTCACTTTTTATGCGAATGTGTCGTTTTGATGGGATTTGTATTGATAGTTTTAGCTTATCGGTGGTTCTTCAATCATGTGGGAGATTGGTTGATAGTGAGAATGGGGAATCTTTACATGCTTATTGTTTGAAACATGGTTTTGGGTCTGATTTGTTTGTTCAGACGGCGTTGATTGAAATGTATGGGAGATTTGGTTTGGTGGATGTTTCGAGGaaagtgtttgatgaaattaAGGATCCGGATTGTATTTCTTGTAATGTTATGTTGGGAGAATATGTTAGAGTTAGGGAGATGGGATTGGCTGAAGAGTTTTTTGATAAGATTTCTGATAGAGACTTAGTTTCTTGGAATACTATGATTCATGGCTATGCTTCGATTGGTGATATTGAATCTGCCCAAGATTTGTTTGATACAAGTGCTAGAAAGGATTTTGTTTCTTGGAGCTCCATGTTCCCAACCTGCGCAAAATCCAGGTGCTCCAGTAATGCTTTGAAACTTTTTCATGAAATGCAGTTATCGAATGTAGTGCCTGATCAGATCACAATGGTTAGTGTGTTGTGTGCATGTGGAGATATAGGTGCTTTAGGTATGGGAAAGATGATCCATGAGTACATTAAAAGAAGTTGTATCGAAATAGGTATAAGGCTCGGTACATCTCTTGTTGACATGTATGCAAAGTGTGGGGATATAGACAATGCAGTGGGTTGTTTTAAGCAGATGAGTAAGAAGGATGTTTTTGCCTGGAGTGCAATGATAATGGGGCTTGCTAACCATGGGTACGGTGAGGCTGCACTTGATCTTTTTTCTAAAATGATATCTGAAGGAACTAAACCCAATGATATCACCTTCATAGGTGTGCTGACAGCATGTAGTCACATTGGCTTATTTGACAAGGGGTGGACATATTTTAATGCTATGAGTGATATCTATTGTATTCCTCCCAAAATTGAACACTATGGAAACATGGTTGACATTCTGGGCCGATCAGGGAGACTTCAGGAAGCTAGAGAACTTATTAGAAGCATGCCTTTCGAACCGGATGCAGTAATTTTGAGAGCCCTTCTTGGAGCGTGTAAAATTTATAGGAATGTAGAACTGGCAGAAGAAGCTATAATAAAACTTGTAGCACTAGAACCCAATGTTGACAGGAATTATGTTCTGTTGTCAAATATATATTCTCAAGCCAAACAGTGGGACAAGGTTGTCAATGTGAGAAGGATTATGAAAAACAACAAAATCCAGAGGATCCCAGGGAGCAGTTCAATTGAAATTGGGAACGAAGTCCATGAATTTATTTCTGGTGATGAATCACACTTGCAATCTGTTGAAATCTATAAGATGTTATCTGAGATTATGAATAGATTGAAAGAAGCAGGCTATGTACCTTTAACAACCTCTGTTCTGCAAGATATTAATGATAAAGAGAAAGAGACATTGCTTGTTCGTCACAGCGAAAAGCTTGCAATAGCTTTTGGTATTCTTAATACAGCTCCAGGAGTCTCAATTCGAATTGTTAAGAATCTCCGTGTTTGTGATGACTGCCATTCAGCCATAAAAATAATCTCCATAGTTTATAATAGGAAGATCATCATTAGGGACCGGAATCGGTTTCATCATTTTGTTGCAGGGACATGCTCAT GTTATTCAGACTCCTATACTCAGTGGGAACTGCTGGCCTTGGACG
- the LOC108193158 gene encoding pentatricopeptide repeat-containing protein At1g74630-like isoform X1, with protein sequence MRPTYKTIKHNVMSLIQHSTNLNHLLQIHALILKTALDINVVVLTKLLGKILTPIADDISYARNLFDTIPQPDTFMFNTMIRGYLKSNNPEESLSLFMRMCRFDGICIDSFSLSVVLQSCGRLVDSENGESLHAYCLKHGFGSDLFVQTALIEMYGRFGLVDVSRKVFDEIKDPDCISCNVMLGEYVRVREMGLAEEFFDKISDRDLVSWNTMIHGYASIGDIESAQDLFDTSARKDFVSWSSMFPTCAKSRCSSNALKLFHEMQLSNVVPDQITMVSVLCACGDIGALGMGKMIHEYIKRSCIEIGIRLGTSLVDMYAKCGDIDNAVGCFKQMSKKDVFAWSAMIMGLANHGYGEAALDLFSKMISEGTKPNDITFIGVLTACSHIGLFDKGWTYFNAMSDIYCIPPKIEHYGNMVDILGRSGRLQEARELIRSMPFEPDAVILRALLGACKIYRNVELAEEAIIKLVALEPNVDRNYVLLSNIYSQAKQWDKVVNVRRIMKNNKIQRIPGSSSIEIGNEVHEFISGDESHLQSVEIYKMLSEIMNRLKEAGYVPLTTSVLQDINDKEKETLLVRHSEKLAIAFGILNTAPGVSIRIVKNLRVCDDCHSAIKIISIVYNRKIIIRDRNRFHHFVAGTCSCYSDSYTQWELLALDGTSFRCTKIITVNFICVSHLQRHFDVLK encoded by the exons ATGAGACCAACCTATAAAACCATCAAACACAATGTAATGTCCCTTATACAACACTCAACTAACCTCAACCATCTTCTCCAAATCCATGCTTTAATTCTCAAAACCGCTTTAGACATCAACGTTGTTGTCCTAACCAAGCTATTAGGTAAGATATTGACACCGATCGCTGATGATATCTCGTATGCCCGCAATCTGTTTGACACAATTCCTCAACCAGATACTTTCATGTTTAATACTATGATTAGAGGTTACCTAAAATCAAACAACCCTGAAGAGAGTCTGTCACTTTTTATGCGAATGTGTCGTTTTGATGGGATTTGTATTGATAGTTTTAGCTTATCGGTGGTTCTTCAATCATGTGGGAGATTGGTTGATAGTGAGAATGGGGAATCTTTACATGCTTATTGTTTGAAACATGGTTTTGGGTCTGATTTGTTTGTTCAGACGGCGTTGATTGAAATGTATGGGAGATTTGGTTTGGTGGATGTTTCGAGGaaagtgtttgatgaaattaAGGATCCGGATTGTATTTCTTGTAATGTTATGTTGGGAGAATATGTTAGAGTTAGGGAGATGGGATTGGCTGAAGAGTTTTTTGATAAGATTTCTGATAGAGACTTAGTTTCTTGGAATACTATGATTCATGGCTATGCTTCGATTGGTGATATTGAATCTGCCCAAGATTTGTTTGATACAAGTGCTAGAAAGGATTTTGTTTCTTGGAGCTCCATGTTCCCAACCTGCGCAAAATCCAGGTGCTCCAGTAATGCTTTGAAACTTTTTCATGAAATGCAGTTATCGAATGTAGTGCCTGATCAGATCACAATGGTTAGTGTGTTGTGTGCATGTGGAGATATAGGTGCTTTAGGTATGGGAAAGATGATCCATGAGTACATTAAAAGAAGTTGTATCGAAATAGGTATAAGGCTCGGTACATCTCTTGTTGACATGTATGCAAAGTGTGGGGATATAGACAATGCAGTGGGTTGTTTTAAGCAGATGAGTAAGAAGGATGTTTTTGCCTGGAGTGCAATGATAATGGGGCTTGCTAACCATGGGTACGGTGAGGCTGCACTTGATCTTTTTTCTAAAATGATATCTGAAGGAACTAAACCCAATGATATCACCTTCATAGGTGTGCTGACAGCATGTAGTCACATTGGCTTATTTGACAAGGGGTGGACATATTTTAATGCTATGAGTGATATCTATTGTATTCCTCCCAAAATTGAACACTATGGAAACATGGTTGACATTCTGGGCCGATCAGGGAGACTTCAGGAAGCTAGAGAACTTATTAGAAGCATGCCTTTCGAACCGGATGCAGTAATTTTGAGAGCCCTTCTTGGAGCGTGTAAAATTTATAGGAATGTAGAACTGGCAGAAGAAGCTATAATAAAACTTGTAGCACTAGAACCCAATGTTGACAGGAATTATGTTCTGTTGTCAAATATATATTCTCAAGCCAAACAGTGGGACAAGGTTGTCAATGTGAGAAGGATTATGAAAAACAACAAAATCCAGAGGATCCCAGGGAGCAGTTCAATTGAAATTGGGAACGAAGTCCATGAATTTATTTCTGGTGATGAATCACACTTGCAATCTGTTGAAATCTATAAGATGTTATCTGAGATTATGAATAGATTGAAAGAAGCAGGCTATGTACCTTTAACAACCTCTGTTCTGCAAGATATTAATGATAAAGAGAAAGAGACATTGCTTGTTCGTCACAGCGAAAAGCTTGCAATAGCTTTTGGTATTCTTAATACAGCTCCAGGAGTCTCAATTCGAATTGTTAAGAATCTCCGTGTTTGTGATGACTGCCATTCAGCCATAAAAATAATCTCCATAGTTTATAATAGGAAGATCATCATTAGGGACCGGAATCGGTTTCATCATTTTGTTGCAGGGACATGCTCAT GTTATTCAGACTCCTATACTCAGTGGGAACTGCTGGCCTTGGACGGTACGTCATTTAGATGTACTAAAATAATTACcgttaattttatttgtgtttcacATCTTCAGCGTCATTTCGATGTACTAAAATAA
- the LOC108193237 gene encoding protein ANTAGONIST OF LIKE HETEROCHROMATIN PROTEIN 1-like, translating to MERSEANCGKFPLNYVIWFAEFVKRIAGHFPLVEDSTRVEVYCGISMRTFRYLCSLVMEPMSNSQIFKFNDNRELTVVDKVAIAMRSLKLGKLLNSIGGEIGTHSFTAAKVTWSFVEVLAENGHRHLRGPASAPEEGMSAETFNRLKKEWKVLTTVMKPETLRCMTKACCILHNIVINMNDERQRELSLSEGHHPGFLHHRF from the exons ATGGAAAGAAGTGAAGCTAATTGTGGCAAATTCCCTTTAAATTACGTTATATGGTTTGCCGAATTCGTGAAGAGGATTGCTG GACATTTTCCTCTCGTGGAAGACTCAACCAGAGTCGAAGTATACTGCGGGATCTCAATGAGAACCTTCAGATACTTATGCTCTCTTGTGATGGAGCCTATGTCAAATtcacaaatatttaaatttaacgaTAACAGGGAATTAACTGTGGTTGATAAAGTAGCCATAGCTATGAGAAGCCTAAAATTGGGCAAGTTGCTGAATTCAATTGGTGGTGAAATTGGGACGCACTCATTTACCGCTGCTAAGGTCACATGGTCCTTTGTGGAGGTCTTGGCAGAAAATGGCCATCGCCACCTCCGTGGGCCTGCTTCTGCCCCTGAAGAGGGAATGAGTGCTGAGACATTTAATAGGCTAAAGAAAGAATGGAAGGTTCTTACAACTGTAATGAAACCTGAAACGCTTCGATGTATGACCAAGGCCTGCTGCATCTTGCATAACATTGTCATCAACATGAATGATGAGAGGCAACGTGAGCTATCTCTGTCGGAAGGTCATCATCCAGGCTTTTTGCATCACAGATTTTAA
- the LOC108202756 gene encoding protein ANTAGONIST OF LIKE HETEROCHROMATIN PROTEIN 1-like isoform X2 produces MESSEANIGEFPDVNYVIWFAEFVKRISGHFPLSEDSTRVEEYCGISMRTFRYLCSLVMEPMSNSHTYKFNDNRELTVVDKVAIALRRLKFGKSLNSISKEIGTHSFTADKVTRSFVEALVENGLRHLHGTATATEERMTAETMDRRLKEEWKVLTLVMKAEKRQSISTACRILHNIVIEMNDERHG; encoded by the exons ATGGAAAGCAGTGAAGCAAATATTGGAGAATTCCCTGATGTGAATTACGTTATTTGGTTTGCTGAATTCGTGAAGAGGATTTCTG GACATTTTCCTCTCTCGGAAGACTCGACTAGAGTCGAAGAATACTGCGGGATCTCAATGAGAACCTTCAGATACTTGTGCTCTCTTGTGATGGAGCCAATGTCCAATTCACACACATACAAATTTAACGATAACAGAGAATTGACTGTGGTTGATAAAGTAGCCATAGCGTTGAGAAGGCTAAAATTTGGCAAGTCACTGAACTCAATCAGTAAGGAAATTGGTACGCACTCTTTTACTGCTGATAAGGTTACAAGGTCCTTTGTGGAGGCCTTGGTAGAAAATGGCCTTCGCCACCTCCATGGGACAGCCACTGCTACTGAGGAAAGAATGACTGCTGAGACAATGGATAGGCGGCTAAAGGAAGAATGGAAGGTTCTTACACTTGTAATGAAAGCTGAGAAGCGTCAAAGTATTAGCACAGCTTGCCGCATCTTGCATAACATTGTCATTGAGATGAATGATGAGAGGCATGGTTAG
- the LOC108202756 gene encoding pentatricopeptide repeat-containing protein At5g64320, mitochondrial-like isoform X1, with translation MGYTHTFNVYCTLINKPGAAGEFKLIDGLLLRMKDEGVFIQESLFISKMRHYGRAGLPGQSTRLLFDMRDVFSCEYSFRSYNVVLDILVAGDCSAVAPNIFYEMLHKGISPTVFTFGVVMMKALCMVNEVDSACSLLRDMTKHGCVPNSVIYQTLIHALCKVNRINDVIRYLEEMFLMGCTPDVDTFNDVIHGLCRAKRIPEGAKLVDRMLLGGFTPSKFTYGILMDGLCRTGQVDKARALLDRVPEPNVVLFNTLINGHVVNGQFDDANAVLRQRMPAVGCNPDIYTYNIIIRGLCSRKSFS, from the coding sequence ATGGGGTATACTCATACATTCAATGTGTATTGTACTTTGATTAATAAACCTGGAGCGGCCGGGGAGTTTAAGTTGATTGATGGATTGTTGCTGCGAATGAAAGATGAAGGGGTATTTATTCAGGAGTCactttttatttctaaaatgaGGCATTATGGTAGAGCTGGTTTACCTGGTCAATCGACGCGGTTACTTTTTGATATGAGGGATGTTTTTAGTTGTGAATATAGTTTTAGGTCTTATAATGTTGTTCTGGATATTTTGGTTGCTGGGGATTGCTCGGCTGTTGCACCGAATATTTTTTATGAGATGTTGCACAAGGGGATTTCTCCAACTGTTTTCACGTTCGGTGTGGTGATGATGAAAGCGCTTTGTATGGTTAATGAGGTGGATTCTGCATGTTCACTTTTAAGAGATATGACAAAACATGGGTGTGTGCCGAATTCAGTTATTTACCAGACACTTATACATGCGCTTTGTAAGGTGAACAGAATAAATGACGTGATAAGATATTTGGAGGAAATGTTTCTGATGGGTTGCACACCTGATGTTGATACTTTTAATGATGTTATTCATGGTCTTTGCCGTGCTAAGAGGATACCTGAAGGTGCTAAATTGGTCGATAGAATGCTTCTCGGAGGCTTCACTCCTAGCAAGTTTACTTATGGAATTTTAATGGATGGATTATGCCGAACTGGTCAAGTTGATAAAGCTAGAGCTTTGCTGGACAGAGTGCCTGAGCCTAATGTTGTTTTGTTCAATACTTTGATTAATGGTCATGTGGTCAATGGACAGTTTGATGATGCCAATGCTGTTTTGAGGCAGAGGATGCCCGCTGTTGGTTGCAATCCAGATATCTATACATATAACATAATCATCCGTGGTCTATGTTCGAGAAAATCTTTTTCTTAA